The proteins below are encoded in one region of Bdellovibrio bacteriovorus:
- a CDS encoding RDD family protein: MVFRDLSAPQSTPSSNEKTATPIASVSDRFIALVLDFLIFSPVISLIISGLVRQTKTYFLLDVSSAEGMISATLVIAVAIFFICLLQTVFLYYWQATPGQLFMQMRVVSFPHAQNRLSINQCATRAFLWCTGFLVLAIPFLEVVSHPLRRAFHERASDTMVMTLKHVPDDGPHPLESKFIASWMRMSFLFLLLFIVIGFFKTYHSLQVGEYASKENRSVASCKEIKSTELTTSSRMDAALVLYLLNEISPECLSKEADVSLWSDPVASQDLAYLAKYLTASESEQEKYFDKICEDSSSPTCATARYMLEDGEKEELDHADPKLWITQLLKSDEKYAEQDFVASLALIEELQKVPALKAALEKRFVRSVWGLNEMAYAHPKKKGRVPASASDESFIETFKERYEVP; encoded by the coding sequence ATGGTATTTCGCGATCTATCGGCTCCACAGTCTACTCCATCTTCGAATGAAAAAACCGCGACACCGATTGCTTCGGTGTCGGATCGTTTTATCGCCCTTGTCTTGGACTTTCTGATTTTTTCTCCGGTGATCAGTTTAATTATTTCGGGATTGGTTCGTCAGACAAAAACGTATTTTCTTTTAGATGTCTCTTCAGCGGAAGGAATGATTTCAGCGACGTTGGTTATTGCCGTTGCGATCTTCTTTATATGCTTATTGCAAACGGTGTTTTTGTATTATTGGCAGGCAACTCCCGGGCAGCTCTTTATGCAAATGCGTGTGGTGTCTTTTCCTCACGCACAGAATCGGCTTTCAATAAATCAGTGTGCGACCCGCGCTTTTTTGTGGTGCACTGGATTCTTGGTTCTAGCTATTCCATTTTTAGAAGTCGTCAGCCATCCATTGCGTCGCGCTTTCCATGAAAGAGCTTCCGACACCATGGTCATGACTTTGAAACATGTTCCTGATGACGGCCCTCATCCTCTGGAATCAAAATTCATCGCATCTTGGATGCGCATGAGCTTTTTATTTTTACTATTATTTATCGTGATCGGTTTCTTTAAAACATATCATTCTCTTCAAGTCGGGGAGTATGCCTCGAAAGAAAACCGCAGTGTGGCTTCGTGTAAAGAAATTAAAAGTACCGAGTTGACGACGTCTTCACGAATGGATGCGGCTTTGGTGCTTTATCTCTTAAATGAAATCTCTCCTGAGTGTTTAAGCAAAGAAGCGGATGTGTCTTTGTGGAGTGACCCGGTCGCGTCTCAGGATCTAGCGTATCTGGCAAAGTATTTAACGGCATCAGAGTCGGAGCAGGAAAAGTATTTCGATAAAATCTGTGAAGACTCTTCTTCACCAACTTGTGCGACAGCTCGTTATATGTTGGAAGATGGAGAAAAAGAAGAGCTAGATCATGCGGATCCGAAACTGTGGATTACTCAGCTTCTAAAATCTGATGAAAAGTACGCCGAACAAGATTTCGTCGCAAGTCTTGCTTTAATCGAAGAGTTGCAGAAAGTGCCAGCGCTAAAAGCAGCATTGGAAAAACGTTTTGTCCGTTCGGTGTGGGGCCTTAATGAGATGGCCTATGCGCATCCTAAAAAGAAGGGACGTGTTCCTGCCAGTGCCTCGGATGAATCTTTCATTGAGACTTTCAAAGAAAGATACGAGGTTCCATGA
- a CDS encoding rhomboid family intramembrane serine protease: MIFPAPEDFRSYTRYPLTITLVVLNVFIFLLIFSGAPNSISSASLLQKDGLTLTGRLYYQYLQTLPAELLYEKPAWVHEVTSNNVEQLGVLGAYALRDARYLATAETWAYKGDEIQINQWRSDIQEFRKKYQEQLLFRFGLSSYEKGGLSWVTYQFSHSNWIHLISNLAFLAVIGIAVEALVGSGALLFLYMLGGIAGGAGFLFSEAHGTVPMVGASASISALLAFYCVAETRKRIRYLYFVSPMPGHYGPIYLPTLLIIPLFLLVDLANFWSTPEGLGGGVAYAAHLGGTFLGVFVALLYRWKAPTSSVLTQS; encoded by the coding sequence ATGATTTTCCCAGCTCCCGAAGATTTTAGAAGTTATACACGCTACCCACTAACGATCACGCTTGTGGTGTTGAATGTATTTATCTTCTTATTGATCTTTAGTGGTGCACCGAATTCAATTTCTTCAGCAAGTCTTTTGCAAAAAGACGGTCTGACTTTGACGGGCCGACTTTACTACCAATATCTTCAAACTTTACCTGCAGAACTTCTTTATGAGAAGCCAGCGTGGGTGCATGAAGTGACATCGAACAATGTCGAACAATTGGGTGTTTTAGGGGCTTACGCCCTTCGCGACGCTCGTTATTTAGCGACGGCGGAAACCTGGGCCTATAAGGGCGATGAAATTCAAATCAATCAGTGGCGTTCCGACATTCAAGAGTTTCGAAAGAAGTATCAGGAACAACTTTTATTTCGATTTGGTCTGAGTTCTTATGAAAAAGGCGGGCTTTCTTGGGTGACCTATCAGTTCTCGCACTCAAACTGGATTCATTTAATTTCAAACTTAGCTTTCTTGGCCGTGATTGGCATTGCGGTCGAAGCCTTAGTGGGAAGTGGAGCCTTGCTCTTTCTATACATGCTCGGCGGTATTGCTGGGGGCGCAGGCTTTTTATTCTCTGAGGCTCATGGAACAGTCCCGATGGTGGGGGCGAGCGCCTCAATCAGTGCGCTTCTCGCATTTTACTGCGTGGCTGAAACTCGAAAACGCATTCGTTACCTTTATTTCGTTTCGCCCATGCCCGGGCACTACGGTCCGATTTATTTACCGACCCTGCTGATCATTCCCTTATTCTTGCTTGTAGACCTTGCTAATTTCTGGTCGACACCTGAGGGCTTAGGGGGAGGGGTGGCCTACGCTGCTCATCTTGGCGGCACATTCTTAGGCGTTTTCGTGGCGCTTCTTTATCGTTGGAAAGCTCCGACGAGTTCGGTTTTAACTCAATCCTGA
- a CDS encoding endonuclease I family protein, producing the protein MKLLKLIKSVIVLTLLSVGVANASQSTVIPYYGEEFYRDLKAGVSNRDLQTRLKAVLRSYHVQRAGALDMIVKSCQAGQGKCYAHSAIGYGAARVFLLGNYYLVKDGNNGYAVHDVYCDKDKRRADFRGTPPAPGRIPDNGVINVEHTWPQSHFTRRFPDEVQKSDLHHLFPTDSQLNSIRGNNPFGEVSQDLMDLKCPASRFGLGTAGSDEVFEPPTAHKGNVARALFYFSIRYDLPIDQREEVVLRKWHNEDPVDEEEMRRNNEIFKAQANRNPFIDFPELADKIADF; encoded by the coding sequence ATGAAGCTATTGAAGCTCATTAAGTCAGTGATTGTTCTTACATTATTATCCGTTGGCGTTGCGAATGCGTCGCAATCGACAGTGATCCCGTACTACGGTGAAGAATTCTACCGTGATCTTAAAGCGGGCGTTTCCAACAGAGATCTACAAACAAGATTAAAAGCCGTTCTTAGAAGCTACCACGTACAACGTGCCGGAGCTTTAGACATGATCGTGAAGAGCTGCCAGGCCGGACAAGGCAAATGTTACGCTCACAGCGCGATCGGTTATGGTGCTGCCAGAGTCTTCTTGTTGGGCAACTACTACCTAGTAAAAGATGGCAACAATGGTTATGCCGTTCACGATGTTTACTGTGATAAAGATAAAAGACGTGCTGACTTCAGAGGCACTCCTCCAGCACCCGGCCGCATTCCAGATAATGGCGTGATCAATGTTGAGCACACGTGGCCACAAAGCCATTTCACTCGCAGATTCCCAGATGAAGTGCAGAAATCAGATCTTCACCATCTTTTCCCAACAGATTCACAATTGAACTCTATCCGTGGGAACAATCCTTTTGGTGAAGTGTCGCAAGATTTGATGGACTTAAAATGCCCGGCTTCACGATTTGGTTTGGGCACGGCGGGTTCTGATGAGGTTTTCGAACCACCGACGGCTCACAAAGGGAACGTAGCACGTGCTTTGTTCTACTTTTCGATCCGTTATGATCTTCCGATTGATCAGCGCGAAGAAGTTGTTCTTCGCAAATGGCATAACGAAGACCCGGTTGATGAAGAAGAGATGAGAAGAAACAACGAAATCTTCAAAGCTCAAGCAAACCGAAATCCCTTCATCGATTTCCCAGAGTTGGCTGACAAAATCGCTGACTTCTAA
- a CDS encoding isochorismatase family protein yields MNQGTALMIVDAQVNMFDPKRPVFEAEHLLERLKKLLSLARASGTQVVFVQNNGTAGEPDEPRTPGWLIHPELEIAIGDLIIQKTECSAFAENDLEKRLKQMGIKKLIIAGLQSEYCVVTNCEKSLEAGFEVILVSDAHSTYDSATQKASEIIASINAKLRDKVDLWRVDDVAI; encoded by the coding sequence ATGAATCAAGGCACAGCTTTAATGATAGTCGATGCTCAGGTGAATATGTTTGATCCGAAAAGACCCGTCTTTGAAGCCGAACATCTGTTGGAACGTCTTAAAAAGTTGCTTTCCTTAGCCCGCGCATCCGGCACCCAAGTTGTTTTTGTTCAAAATAATGGCACGGCCGGTGAGCCTGATGAACCCCGCACCCCAGGCTGGTTGATTCATCCCGAGCTAGAGATCGCCATCGGCGACCTGATCATTCAAAAAACCGAGTGCAGTGCCTTTGCTGAAAATGATCTAGAAAAACGCCTGAAGCAGATGGGAATTAAAAAGCTCATCATCGCAGGTTTGCAGTCTGAATATTGCGTAGTCACGAATTGTGAAAAGTCCCTCGAGGCGGGATTCGAAGTGATTCTGGTTTCCGATGCCCACAGCACTTATGATTCTGCCACTCAAAAAGCCTCGGAAATCATCGCCAGCATCAATGCGAAACTTCGCGATAAAGTGGATTTGTGGCGTGTGGATGACGTCGCTATCTAA
- the pruA gene encoding L-glutamate gamma-semialdehyde dehydrogenase, producing MNDIQSQIVARGEEIMKRMEGQSKASIFSKDFWYGSIMEWSMKNEKFKTNMFRFVDVLPSINSGDEVARHLKEYFAEDGGKLPPVFNVGLGLGSLAPGLMAGAIKKNVVGMAQMFITGENPDEALPVLKKARKNKMTFTVDILGEAILSEKEAQEYTNKYVELVNWLAKDAEKWDEVPQIDRDHEGAMPKVNVSVKMTALYSQIKDTAWDETKKILKDRMRPVFRLGMQKGVFINLDMEQYSVKHLTLEVFTELINEPEFKNYKYFGIVIQAYLRDSFEDCKMLTDFAKTRGTPFWVRLVKGAYWDYETIEAEQRGWPVPVYTNKAESDANYEVCAKYFLENIKYIRPAFASHNVRTIAACMVYAEKLNIPKEALEFQMLYGMAEPIKKTIVDMGYRMREYAPVGELIPGMAYLVRRLLENSSNESWLRGKFADNKTTAELLKDPAQGLTPTSPILPKKPGKFYNEPLLDFAVKADREKMLKALADMKASLPVNVPVVINNKEIRTDKNFDRVNPSESSQVVGKINMASVEHAEQAMQAAQSAYKTWKNVPCEQRAALVDKLADLMVRDKFKLIATQVMEVGKPWAEADGDVAEAIDFCRYYARDMRHLQKPLRVGGLPGELSHYIYKSRGVTAVIAPWNFPLAILAGMVTAAAVTGNTVVMKPAEQSSVVAYGLMKLVQEAGFPAGVINFLPGFGEEVGEHIVNHKFTTTIAFTGSKAVGLHILNRASHVQPGQTHVKRCIIEMGGKNAVIIDNDADLDEAVDGVLYSAFGFSGQKCSAASRVIVLDEVYDRFTDRLVEAAKSISVLAAENPKAYMGPVVDQEAHERIMNTIAENEKTQKLLFKGQAPTNGFFVPPTIFGDVAGDSKLAQNEIFGPVVAVIRAKNLDQALEIANSTEYALTGGVFSRSPANIARVKEEFEVGNLYINRGITGAMVDRHPFGGFKMSGIGSKTGGPDYLKQYMEPAAVTENTLRRGFAPAEE from the coding sequence ATGAACGACATCCAATCGCAAATCGTCGCGCGCGGCGAAGAGATTATGAAGCGTATGGAAGGCCAGTCAAAGGCTTCCATTTTCTCAAAAGATTTCTGGTACGGCTCCATCATGGAATGGAGTATGAAAAATGAAAAATTCAAAACCAACATGTTCCGCTTTGTGGACGTACTTCCTTCTATCAACTCGGGTGATGAAGTCGCTCGCCACTTGAAGGAATACTTTGCTGAAGATGGCGGAAAACTTCCTCCTGTTTTCAACGTGGGTTTGGGATTGGGTTCTTTGGCTCCGGGCTTGATGGCCGGTGCTATTAAGAAAAACGTCGTGGGTATGGCGCAAATGTTTATCACGGGTGAAAACCCTGACGAGGCGTTGCCGGTACTGAAAAAAGCGCGCAAAAACAAAATGACTTTCACTGTCGACATCTTGGGTGAAGCCATTCTTTCTGAAAAAGAAGCGCAAGAGTACACGAACAAATACGTGGAACTTGTGAACTGGCTCGCGAAAGACGCTGAAAAGTGGGATGAAGTTCCACAGATTGATCGCGATCATGAAGGTGCAATGCCGAAAGTAAACGTGTCTGTGAAAATGACAGCACTTTACTCGCAAATCAAAGACACAGCTTGGGATGAAACGAAGAAAATCTTGAAAGATCGTATGCGTCCGGTATTCCGTTTGGGAATGCAAAAAGGCGTGTTCATCAATCTGGATATGGAACAGTACTCTGTAAAACACCTGACTTTGGAAGTTTTCACAGAGCTTATCAATGAGCCTGAATTTAAAAACTACAAATACTTCGGTATCGTGATCCAAGCTTACCTTCGTGATTCTTTCGAAGACTGCAAAATGTTGACAGACTTCGCAAAAACTCGCGGCACTCCATTCTGGGTTCGCCTAGTGAAGGGTGCTTACTGGGACTACGAAACTATTGAAGCTGAACAACGCGGCTGGCCCGTTCCTGTTTACACGAACAAAGCCGAGTCCGACGCCAACTACGAAGTGTGCGCGAAGTACTTCCTTGAAAACATCAAATACATCCGCCCGGCTTTTGCGTCTCATAACGTCAGAACTATCGCGGCTTGTATGGTCTATGCTGAAAAATTGAATATTCCAAAAGAAGCTTTGGAATTCCAAATGCTTTACGGAATGGCTGAGCCGATTAAGAAAACTATCGTCGACATGGGTTACCGCATGCGTGAGTATGCTCCCGTAGGTGAATTGATCCCGGGCATGGCTTACCTCGTTCGCCGTTTGCTTGAGAACTCATCCAACGAATCTTGGTTGCGTGGAAAATTCGCGGATAACAAAACAACAGCAGAACTTTTGAAAGACCCTGCTCAAGGTTTGACTCCGACATCTCCGATCCTTCCTAAAAAACCAGGCAAGTTCTATAATGAACCTCTTCTTGATTTCGCTGTGAAAGCAGATCGCGAAAAGATGCTCAAAGCGCTGGCTGACATGAAGGCGTCTTTGCCCGTGAATGTTCCTGTTGTGATCAACAACAAAGAAATTCGCACGGATAAAAACTTTGATCGCGTGAATCCTTCTGAATCTTCCCAAGTGGTTGGTAAGATCAACATGGCCTCTGTCGAACATGCCGAACAAGCAATGCAGGCCGCGCAATCTGCTTACAAAACTTGGAAGAATGTGCCTTGTGAGCAGCGTGCGGCTTTGGTTGATAAGCTTGCTGACTTGATGGTTCGCGATAAATTCAAATTGATCGCAACTCAGGTGATGGAAGTCGGTAAACCATGGGCCGAAGCCGATGGTGATGTTGCGGAAGCCATCGACTTCTGTCGTTACTACGCTCGCGACATGCGCCACCTGCAAAAGCCGTTGCGCGTGGGTGGATTGCCTGGTGAACTTTCTCACTACATCTATAAATCTCGTGGTGTAACTGCCGTTATTGCTCCTTGGAACTTCCCGTTGGCGATTTTAGCCGGCATGGTGACGGCCGCGGCGGTGACTGGAAATACCGTGGTGATGAAACCTGCAGAACAATCTTCTGTGGTGGCTTATGGTTTGATGAAGCTTGTTCAAGAGGCGGGCTTCCCGGCGGGTGTTATCAACTTCCTTCCTGGTTTCGGTGAAGAAGTGGGCGAACATATTGTGAACCACAAATTCACAACAACAATTGCATTCACAGGCTCTAAAGCTGTCGGTCTTCATATCCTGAACCGAGCTTCTCATGTTCAACCCGGCCAAACTCACGTAAAGAGATGCATTATCGAGATGGGCGGTAAAAATGCCGTGATCATCGATAACGATGCGGATCTTGATGAAGCCGTGGATGGTGTCTTGTACTCTGCTTTTGGCTTTAGCGGTCAGAAGTGTTCAGCAGCAAGCCGTGTGATCGTTCTTGATGAAGTTTACGATCGTTTCACAGATCGTTTGGTCGAAGCGGCGAAGTCAATCTCGGTCCTTGCGGCAGAAAATCCAAAGGCCTATATGGGTCCTGTGGTAGATCAAGAAGCGCATGAGCGCATCATGAACACGATTGCCGAAAACGAAAAAACGCAGAAACTTCTGTTCAAAGGCCAAGCGCCGACGAACGGGTTCTTTGTTCCACCAACAATCTTCGGTGACGTTGCTGGTGATTCGAAACTAGCGCAAAACGAAATCTTCGGTCCGGTGGTAGCAGTAATCCGTGCTAAAAACTTGGATCAAGCTTTGGAAATCGCCAATAGCACAGAGTACGCTTTGACTGGTGGTGTTTTCTCTCGAAGCCCTGCCAACATCGCACGCGTTAAAGAAGAATTCGAAGTGGGTAACTTGTACATCAACCGTGGCATCACCGGTGCGATGGTGGATCGTCATCCATTCGGTGGTTTCAAAATGTCGGGTATCGGTTCTAAAACCGGCGGCCCTGATTACTTGAAACAATACATGGAGCCAGCGGCCGTGACAGAGAACACTCTTCGTCGTGGTTTTGCTCCCGCGGAAGAATAG
- a CDS encoding fumarylacetoacetate hydrolase family protein: MIQNIWAVGRNYAEHAKELGNEVPTEPLLFLKAGSCATLAAKELHLPSWKNELHYETELALQFDDNLQIDAACIALDLTDREKQNQLKAKGQPWTLAKSFKGACPLSEFFPVSDLEDLKNLDIVLKVNGELRQQGNTSQMIFGFEELLQFVRTHFPVMPGDLLLTGTPPGVGAFKKGDLLEAEIPGKMKHSWKVV; encoded by the coding sequence ATGATTCAAAATATCTGGGCTGTGGGTCGCAATTACGCTGAACACGCAAAAGAGCTTGGCAACGAAGTGCCGACAGAACCTTTGTTGTTTTTAAAGGCGGGAAGCTGCGCTACTTTAGCAGCGAAAGAGCTTCATCTCCCCTCTTGGAAAAATGAATTGCACTACGAAACAGAGCTGGCTTTGCAGTTTGATGACAACTTGCAAATCGATGCGGCTTGCATTGCTTTAGATCTTACGGATCGCGAAAAACAAAACCAGCTGAAAGCGAAAGGCCAGCCTTGGACCTTAGCAAAAAGCTTCAAAGGCGCCTGTCCCCTTTCTGAGTTTTTTCCGGTTTCTGACTTAGAGGATCTTAAAAATCTGGATATCGTCTTGAAGGTGAACGGCGAGCTTCGCCAACAAGGCAACACGTCCCAAATGATCTTTGGCTTTGAAGAGCTGCTTCAGTTTGTGCGTACCCACTTCCCGGTGATGCCCGGGGATTTACTTCTTACAGGGACTCCTCCGGGTGTGGGTGCCTTTAAAAAAGGCGATCTTCTGGAAGCTGAAATTCCAGGAAAGATGAAACACAGCTGGAAAGTCGTTTAA
- a CDS encoding phosphoglycerate mutase family protein, which yields MKIYLFRHAQKAMDFSGDPDLTAEGHAQASKLLDKVLKKELPTPTELWVSPKKRTHSTFRPLAQHFDLPLQNTDELLEQQGDENLSEFRSRIQKLFERLAENKKAVVFLCSHYDLVVEALAVVPSDKDFSDSEYSHWSPCQYVGFEVKSDGVFEFIEFKRVHL from the coding sequence ATGAAGATCTACCTCTTTCGACATGCACAAAAAGCTATGGATTTTTCAGGCGATCCGGATTTGACGGCCGAGGGTCATGCTCAGGCGTCAAAACTTCTCGACAAGGTGCTCAAAAAAGAATTGCCGACGCCGACAGAGCTTTGGGTGTCCCCGAAGAAGCGCACCCATAGCACGTTCCGTCCTTTGGCTCAGCACTTCGATCTTCCCTTACAAAATACAGATGAGCTTTTAGAGCAACAAGGTGACGAAAACTTGTCGGAGTTTCGCTCACGTATCCAGAAACTTTTTGAGCGTTTGGCTGAAAACAAAAAGGCCGTGGTTTTCTTGTGTTCGCATTATGATTTGGTGGTGGAAGCATTAGCCGTAGTTCCCAGTGATAAAGATTTTTCGGATTCAGAATATTCTCACTGGAGCCCCTGTCAGTACGTGGGCTTTGAAGTGAAAAGCGATGGTGTCTTTGAGTTTATCGAATTTAAAAGGGTGCATTTATGA
- a CDS encoding Hsp33 family molecular chaperone HslO: MSKERVHRFVSKDLTVRIAAVNATEVVKHMQDLQHTYPLATVAVGRSMVGAILMASQLKDGQMVGLLFRGNGALQSVYAEASYDGHVRGYTPNPQYQPPTYDNGLSLKEAIGNGTLSVARHQPFQKQPFHGTVELVSGEIGQDIAHYLHQSHQIRSLVSLGVYLDTFGKVQAAGGVLIEVMPGVEESVVEKIQQNYEEKKPNISKMLMEGASPEQLVAPFMDGIPFEELEHDKSLEYFCPCTKDRVVRALETLGEEELQDMINKNEEADVTCQICGKPYKVSVPEIQDIKNRIHKESMH, translated from the coding sequence ATGAGTAAAGAGCGTGTTCATCGTTTTGTTTCTAAAGATTTAACTGTGCGTATTGCCGCAGTGAACGCGACTGAAGTTGTGAAGCATATGCAAGATCTCCAGCACACCTATCCGTTGGCGACAGTGGCGGTGGGCCGCAGCATGGTGGGTGCGATTTTGATGGCGTCCCAATTGAAAGATGGCCAAATGGTCGGTCTTCTTTTCCGTGGGAACGGCGCTTTGCAAAGCGTTTATGCGGAGGCCTCTTATGACGGCCATGTGCGTGGTTACACTCCAAACCCGCAATACCAACCTCCTACTTATGACAATGGATTGAGTTTGAAAGAGGCCATTGGAAACGGCACACTGAGTGTGGCTCGTCATCAGCCTTTCCAAAAACAACCTTTCCATGGAACTGTGGAATTGGTGAGTGGTGAAATCGGTCAGGACATTGCGCACTACTTGCATCAGTCACATCAGATTCGTTCCTTGGTTTCATTGGGTGTGTACTTAGATACTTTTGGTAAAGTGCAGGCCGCGGGTGGCGTGTTGATCGAAGTCATGCCGGGCGTGGAAGAGTCTGTTGTCGAAAAAATTCAACAGAACTACGAAGAGAAAAAGCCTAATATTTCAAAAATGTTGATGGAAGGTGCGAGTCCAGAACAACTGGTGGCTCCATTCATGGATGGAATTCCCTTTGAAGAATTAGAGCATGACAAATCATTAGAGTATTTCTGCCCATGCACAAAAGATCGCGTCGTTCGTGCTCTAGAGACTTTGGGTGAAGAAGAGCTTCAAGATATGATTAACAAGAATGAAGAGGCTGATGTCACTTGTCAGATCTGTGGCAAACCGTACAAGGTCTCTGTTCCTGAAATTCAAGATATCAAAAATAGAATCCATAAAGAATCCATGCATTAG